From Solanum lycopersicum chromosome 4, SLM_r2.1:
atttaatattgacGACTATTCGACATCTCTAATGATTAaaagttaagaaaaaaagaaaataacgtTTACGAATTTATAAGACTCATTTAGGAAAAAGTTAAAttgacacttagaaaatgaaaGTAATCTATTAAATTtgaatgaataattaatatctATTGAATTACGGGAttgtattttgaattaaaaggccaaaaacacttatttttaaaagatctaATTAACATAAAGTTGGTGATTGTTGATCTCCAAGAAAAAAGAACCACATAagtatttgtttaatttataatttggtTTGAATTTTGTATTCCAATCATATAATCTAATATGACTAAATAAAATCCCACTTAATTAATACCATTCTATTGACCTATATTGTGTTTAGAACTAAATTTactagatttttttatttttttttacaaatgtctaattaacataaagtTGGTGATTGTTGATCTCCAAGAAAAAAGAATCacataaatatttgtttaacttatAATTAGATGTGaattttataattcaattatataatctaactaactaattatatGACTAAATAAAATCCCACTTGATGGAttaggagaaaaaaaattaaaggaataTACGATTTAGTCttcttaataatattaaaattgcaTAACTCTCCATTTTTTTCCTCTTACAATTGTTTGGAATTTCATATAACAGATTTGATTTCTAGTTTGgtattaatatttgattatccattaaaaaaatactttcataGAGATGTTCTCTCCTCTTATAATTCTTCTTAATATtatatcacaaaattaattatttcatatgtCCATGCCAAAGACTTACTTTTAATTTGATTACgccatataataaaatttagagTGGGACAACTTATGAATATCTACTACTTATTTAGCGCTTAaagttattaataaatttaaaatgtaatCTAAACACATTTGCAAACgatttaaaatcttaaaatttttgaagttttataAGGAAAATTCCAACAACCAAAAACTAGTAGAAATCGAaaatttttaatacaaaattttgattaaaatctaATCCAATATCTACTAGTACTAAATTCTAGCAAAGAAAAATGATTAATCTCTCTATTCCAAACTAAGTAATATTTCATCaacttcaaaattcaaataactttttttttttttaaatatcttaaattattaatagtataatttattaatatgtaaagttaattttcaaaatttaataacgTCATGTTAGAATCAACGATCAAATCTTAATCGGGACAATGCTCAATGGGGTGTACTATTTCTTCCAAAACATTCCAAGATCCAACTATATAggcaataacaacaaaataaatactaatatctttttttttttggtctataagaaatattatcttattataattaaaaaagtttattttataatcatataaatattttaaaaatatatattgaaaatattggTAAGCTTGACAcgaataattaatttcatatcataacTATTGATAGCCTTAAAACACTCTTTTATTTGACTAGTTGAACTTAAATGCATATCAAATCTTACAAAATGAGTGAAATATACTTACATTGTCGTCAAGTTTGTAGGTGTTTCCAATACttctttaaactttttattAGAGTCTTATACTCATACAAGAATTTGAGACCACTTCTTATGTCATAACAAATTGAGAGTGTATCTAAGTTAAGTTAGTAAAACTGTCAATAATTCTACCATAATAATCTCCATCaaattaaaaactattttcagTATGTTTTTTAAAGGGAAAAGAGATAAATATATCctcgaactatcgtaaatgataTGCAGATAACCTAGTCATACTTTTAAGGCATTGGTTCTCCAATTACCAAAAAACTAGAAGCATATATACCCCTTATACTAATGAACATACACTTGTCATAATCTTATTCACTGATTCGATATTTTAATAACTAATTAGATTGCTTTACATGTCCCTACTTAATCTTTcgttatagtaaaaaaatatatacgtTCTAGTTTTTGCATGACGTGAATATTAATGtctcaaaaatataacaaagaaaatatgaatattatttacgataatttacacttatatttattcttttttaaaatattatattaaattagatGACACGTAAAAtaaatcgaataaaaaaaatagttcgaGTTGCGTATTTAATGTGGGGTGATGGGCGGTTTAACTTGTTGGTATGAAAAGCTAAAAACACCCAAAAGTGGACCAAACAAGAAAGACAAGTCATCATTGTTACTTCAAATAAACAcacttttctctttctctcaccATTTCTTCTCTCTAGCTAACTTTACAAACTCTGCTGCTTCTcttataccaaaaaaaaaaaaatcattttttttaccaaTCGCTAATTTTTAGGCTTATATATGAatacccttttcccttttaCCTGAATAAACTCATCCCGCCGGCGGCAAAAAGACTAGTATAgtgttagaaaaaaaaatgacacaGCTTGAGTGTATTCTTTCTGCCGGAGAAGATGTTGACAGAACTGTTGTTGTTGGAATGAAGCTTGATGGTGCAAGTAGAGAGCTTTTAACATGGGCTCTTGTTAAAGTTGCTCAACCTGGTGATCGAGTTATTGCTCTTCATGTTTTGAATAATAATGGTCggttttctctttttcttgtttttgaaaaaaaattaatttttagattgtttaattattttggaGAATGAaatgatttcttgatttttttatgggtgtaattttttcttataatcttgttttttttaagCTGAAAATTGGGAAACTTTggaatgagtttttttttcacttttctgAGAACTGAATTTTTTTCGAATCATTTTCTCTGAATTTGTTCTGGGAAGTGTTTACCAAGAAATTGAGATTGTTTTCTCTGTTTCTGAAAGAATTTTATGAGTTTTGGTACATTCTCTCTTTCCCAATCCCAGTGAAATTTGTCGTCTTTTGATGATGTGAATGAAATTTTTGTCGTCTTCTGAGTTGGAACTTTTTTCTATAActtgtttttccttttcatttttttcatttctgtGTTTGTTAGGATTTTTAATTCTTTGGGTGAAATGAATATTGTTTTCTGGTACAGAAATTGTAGATCGTGATGGGAAATCCTCATTGTTGTCGTTGGTCAAAGCATTTGATTCAGTTCTTGCAGTTTATGAAGGTTTCTGTAATCTCAAGCAGGTAAAAAGAAcctctcaatttttttatttgccggtgggggtggggttgaattggattatgTCATTGTTGGTGGATGGAAATATTGAAGCATTAATTATTTGGTGATGATTTCATTGTCATAAATAAGGACAAGAAAGATGATCTTATAGGCGTCATGAAGTGTTTTTGTTAGTTTGCTTTATATGGTTGAGATGTCTTGCTGGTTTGATATTTTTTGGGTACCATTGCAGGTGGATCTTAAGTTAAAGATATGTAGAGGTACATCAATCCGAAAAATTATTGTTCGTGAGGCGAATGCTTACTTAGCAACTGATGTTATAGTTGGTACTGCTAATCATACTATACGATCATCAGCTTCAGTTGCAAAGTACTGTGCTAGAAAGTTGCCTAAAGATTGTTCGGTATTGGCTGTTAATAATGGGAAGGTTGTTTTTCAAAGGGAGGCTTCGTTAGCATCGTATGCCAGTTCAAAAGGTTGGCATtgcatttgttttatttttttgttgattgagCAGGACTTGTAATTCGTCTTAACTGACTTAACTTTTTTGTTGAATAATTCATGTATGTAGAACTTGAGCATCACCATGGGAATCGTTTGCTTAGTGTAATTCAGCGGACGCTGACTAAGAACTCGAAAGTATTAAATGACAGCACTGGGCTGAGGCCAACAAATTCCTGCAGGGAAGGTGGTTATCAGACTCTGGGTGAGGCATTACTGAAAGCTGCTTCTGCATCAGCCGACAATTCCCTTAGACAGAACTGTTCAGTTTGTTCACCCAACTGCCTGTTGCCTGATAATTCTTGCACCCAAACACACGAAGAGCCTTCAGACAGTAATCATGATGATAATTCATTGGCGATAGTACCTGTGCAAAGCCAGGAATCAGGATCTAGTTCGATTACATTGCTAGTAAAGGATTTGCCTGAAGTGAGGCCTGGTTGGCCATTGCTTCACCGAGCCATTTTATCAAATCAACAAACTGCAGACACTTTGTCAATAAGAAAACTCTCAGTTGTCCAGTGGGCATTGTGTCTGCCGACTAGACATCTTTTGTGCATTGAGGATGCAGACAGGAGAGATCTACACTCTGCTGCTGATGAAAGTCAAGCTCCTGCACTAGACGAAAAAAGTGGTGCAATTGTTCCTGTCAATCACGAGACAACGTCCTCAAAATCTTCTCCAGAAAATTCTCCAAGAGCCTTACCAAGAGAACTGGATGGACTTCATGTGAAGTACTCTGCAACGTGTAGGTTGTTTAAATTCCAGGAACTTCTCTTGGCAACCTTGAACTTTTCCTCAGGTTTGTGCTTTTCTCAGTTGTAGATTCACGAAAAATGTCAAAGTGcattttttaatagttttctCACATTCATTTTCATGACTACAGAGAACATTATTGGTAAAGGAGGAAGCAGTCAGGTTTTCAAAGGCTGTCTTCCTGATGGCAAAGAACTTGCTGTGAAGATCTTAAAACAATCCGAAGATGCTGTGCGAGAGTTTGTTTTGGAAATTGAGATTATTACTGCTTTGAGTCACAAAAACATAATCTCCCTATTTGGATTCTGTTTTGAGGACAACCACCTTCTCCTTGTATATGATTTTCTATCTAGGGGAAGCCTTGAAGAGAATCTACATGGTATGCTAacaacttttatgtttttagagGCAAAATATTGTCTAGAAGTAGAATTAGAGTTATGAgagttttttttgttcttcaatCTTTTTGACTCTGGAGGTTGTTCATTTAGGTAATAATAAGAATCCACTCGCGTTTGGGTGGAAAGAGAGATACAAAGTTGCTGTTGGTGTTGCCGAGGCACTAGAATATCTTCATGGCAGAGATGATCAACCAGTGTTCCACCGTGATGTAAAATCGTCAAATATACTACTGTGTGATGATTTTGAGCCTCAGGTAATGCTCTTTTACTCTTTGCTGCTTATTTCCCTTCTTCATTGGGATAAAGATTGCTACTTTGATGTAGCTAGCAGTTTAATTTGCCTTTTCCTTTTTCAGCTCTCTGATTTTGGACTTGCTAAATGGGCAACAACAACCTCATCTCATATTACATGTACTGATGTAGCTGGAACCTTCGGGTATGTAACTTCTTTAGCTATCTAGTCCTGTTCAAACTTGGTGAAAGAGAATATGATTTGTTTTGTAGGATTTTTGATGAAAACTAGATTCTTGTCTATAAGTTCTTATCATATAAAACAATGTGGACTTGTTCAAAGAGAAATTGAATAGAACATCTCTGATGTGTTATTCCCTTTAAATGTGCTTTGCTGCAGTTACTTGGCTCCAGAATATTTCATGTATGGAAAGGTTAATGACAAGATTGATGTCTATGCATTTGGAGTAGTGCTTCTTGAGCTTATTTCAGGAAGAAAGCCCATAAGTAGCAATTGTCCAAAGGGCCAAGAGAGCCTGGTTATTTGGGTATGTCCTGCATGCTCATCTCATGAATTGGCTTGTAACTAAGTCGGTTTTGTATCATTAACTACAACATCAAGTATCCAAATTTGCAGGCAAAGCCAATTCTAACTAGTGGGAAGTATGCCCAGTTACTAGACCCACAGTTGAGTTCTGATTACGATTGTGAACTAGTAGAAAGGATGGTGCTGGCTGCTGCCCTTTGTATCAGACGTGCTCCACGAGCTCGACCACAAATGAGCATTGTAAGTCATATCCCCTTGCTGTTTCTGTCTTTGCAAAAACTAGGAGAAATCAGGCACATGATGTTTGGCAAATCCTTTTAGCTTCTAATTGAAATTA
This genomic window contains:
- the LOC101248571 gene encoding protein kinase STUNTED-like; protein product: MTQLECILSAGEDVDRTVVVGMKLDGASRELLTWALVKVAQPGDRVIALHVLNNNEIVDRDGKSSLLSLVKAFDSVLAVYEGFCNLKQVDLKLKICRGTSIRKIIVREANAYLATDVIVGTANHTIRSSASVAKYCARKLPKDCSVLAVNNGKVVFQREASLASYASSKELEHHHGNRLLSVIQRTLTKNSKVLNDSTGLRPTNSCREGGYQTLGEALLKAASASADNSLRQNCSVCSPNCLLPDNSCTQTHEEPSDSNHDDNSLAIVPVQSQESGSSSITLLVKDLPEVRPGWPLLHRAILSNQQTADTLSIRKLSVVQWALCLPTRHLLCIEDADRRDLHSAADESQAPALDEKSGAIVPVNHETTSSKSSPENSPRALPRELDGLHVKYSATCRLFKFQELLLATLNFSSENIIGKGGSSQVFKGCLPDGKELAVKILKQSEDAVREFVLEIEIITALSHKNIISLFGFCFEDNHLLLVYDFLSRGSLEENLHGNNKNPLAFGWKERYKVAVGVAEALEYLHGRDDQPVFHRDVKSSNILLCDDFEPQLSDFGLAKWATTTSSHITCTDVAGTFGYLAPEYFMYGKVNDKIDVYAFGVVLLELISGRKPISSNCPKGQESLVIWAKPILTSGKYAQLLDPQLSSDYDCELVERMVLAAALCIRRAPRARPQMSIVSKLLKGDDETTKWARLQVNGSEGSDTKLPINGMEGADMLEDDTFSHSNLRSHLNLALLGVEEDSLSISSIEHNVSLEDYLRGRWSRSSSFD